Proteins from a genomic interval of Corynebacterium deserti GIMN1.010:
- a CDS encoding fluoride efflux transporter FluC produces MIFIYAALGGFVGGFLRWGLAQLFPGKRATLAANTLACFVGGVVVAQNLPHLYTVLLIAGFCGALSTWSTLAKEVGTLLKKRQWTLGMGYLALTFGLGFLAVLLAQQL; encoded by the coding sequence ATGATCTTTATCTACGCAGCTCTTGGTGGTTTTGTCGGAGGATTTCTCCGCTGGGGCCTTGCCCAACTTTTCCCCGGCAAACGCGCCACCCTCGCAGCCAACACCCTTGCATGCTTTGTCGGTGGTGTCGTTGTCGCCCAGAATCTCCCTCACCTTTATACTGTGCTGCTCATCGCAGGTTTCTGCGGTGCACTGTCCACCTGGTCGACGCTGGCCAAAGAAGTGGGCACTCTGTTGAAAAAACGCCAGTGGACATTGGGTATGGGATACCTTGCCCTCACCTTTGGATTGGGTTTCCTCGCGGTACTTCTGGCACAGCAGCTCTAA
- a CDS encoding putative hydro-lyase has translation MNRSTTSPVDARRQFRAGLIQPTSGWSAGYAQANLIALPRDLAFDFLLFAQRNPKPCPVLEVLDAGETFGGIFGSTADEADIRTDAPQYRIYEHGELIDSPSHALDYWRDDLVSFLIGCSFTFEHPLISAGVPVRHITENRNVPMYETSLPCRPAGSLSGNLVVSLRMIPASQVSDAVRITSRYPAVHGAPIHIGDPSLIGITDLDNPDFGDAPISEPGDIPVFWACGVTPQAMVMASKPPLAITHAPGHMLITDAPDRGFQVP, from the coding sequence ATGAATCGTTCAACAACCTCCCCAGTTGACGCACGCCGACAATTCCGCGCAGGCCTCATCCAACCCACCTCCGGATGGTCCGCTGGATATGCCCAAGCAAACCTCATTGCCCTCCCCCGCGACCTTGCGTTTGATTTCCTCCTGTTCGCCCAGCGCAACCCCAAGCCCTGCCCGGTATTAGAGGTGCTCGATGCCGGCGAGACTTTCGGCGGCATCTTTGGCTCCACCGCAGACGAAGCCGACATCCGAACCGACGCTCCCCAATACCGCATCTATGAGCACGGTGAGCTCATCGATTCACCCTCCCACGCCCTCGACTACTGGCGCGACGACCTCGTCAGCTTCCTCATCGGCTGTTCCTTCACCTTCGAACACCCGCTTATTAGCGCCGGCGTCCCCGTGCGCCACATCACCGAAAACCGCAACGTCCCCATGTATGAGACCTCCCTCCCCTGCCGACCTGCCGGTTCCCTCTCCGGCAACCTGGTGGTCTCCCTCCGCATGATCCCCGCATCCCAAGTCTCCGACGCGGTGCGCATCACCTCCAGATACCCCGCCGTGCATGGCGCACCTATCCACATCGGCGATCCCTCCCTTATCGGAATCACCGACTTGGACAACCCAGATTTCGGCGACGCCCCCATCTCCGAGCCCGGCGACATCCCGGTCTTTTGGGCCTGCGGAGTCACGCCTCAAGCAATGGTGATGGCCTCAAAACCTCCGCTTGCCATCACTCACGCACCTGGCCACATGCTCATCACCGATGCACCCGACCGAGGATTCCAAGTCCCCTAA
- a CDS encoding DUF1648 domain-containing protein — translation MIARANDMPNLPKLPFNWVWPLIAIGSTVALTALALIVFYPNLPDPMPTHWNADLEADSWSPKTVTNFLFLLLLGPVITILTLLGVQAMLVMQSGAITGPGGAKTANEAHRQWETYKATMTHMGWYLCLLNVIVLVMVINSLRAQPFAAGFVLSLVAIGVATVALVWVLLKKEKEIVKKYPRSPEDQAKRWGIFFNDPDDKRILIENSPGMNFTFNVGHTPGKIAAATVLGLPILILVVVIAV, via the coding sequence ATGATCGCCCGAGCAAACGACATGCCCAATTTGCCCAAGCTCCCGTTCAACTGGGTTTGGCCACTTATCGCAATTGGCAGCACTGTGGCGCTGACGGCGTTGGCACTTATTGTGTTCTATCCCAACTTGCCGGATCCTATGCCAACGCACTGGAATGCAGATTTGGAAGCCGATAGTTGGTCGCCGAAGACGGTAACCAACTTCCTGTTCCTGCTGCTATTGGGGCCAGTGATTACCATTCTTACGTTGCTGGGTGTGCAGGCAATGTTGGTAATGCAATCGGGTGCGATCACCGGTCCGGGCGGAGCGAAAACAGCGAACGAAGCGCACCGGCAGTGGGAAACCTACAAGGCGACGATGACGCACATGGGTTGGTATTTGTGCCTGCTCAATGTGATCGTGCTGGTGATGGTCATCAATTCGCTCAGGGCGCAGCCGTTTGCGGCGGGGTTCGTGTTGAGCCTGGTGGCTATCGGTGTGGCAACCGTCGCGTTGGTATGGGTGCTGCTGAAAAAGGAAAAGGAGATTGTCAAGAAATACCCCAGGTCGCCGGAGGATCAGGCGAAGCGGTGGGGCATATTCTTTAATGATCCAGACGATAAGCGGATCCTCATTGAAAACAGCCCGGGAATGAACTTCACGTTCAATGTAGGGCACACACCAGGAAAGATTGCTGCAGCTACGGTTCTAGGACTCCCGATCTTAATTCTTGTGGTCGTCATCGCTGTTTAG
- a CDS encoding LGFP repeat-containing protein produces MQSFVPTAASCHRFIFTAYDVCGAILERYNQLGGLLSFLLDPIGPQIQNPDGVGFHQQFRNGFIFWHPDTGAHAITARNAEVYQRNGWSAGWMGYPLGGEVPVSGSNPIDGELNGWVQLFQGGRIYRTPVLEGFQVASINGLILDKWLMLGGPNSDLGLPIADEAATPDGVGRFSKFQFGTVYCHPNSGAFEMSGLMAEVWAQNGSENGHLGFPTSDPYTNHSGHLVQDFDGGVIDLTTEINTAGHSIYFGKEVNNLLISSMTRQAVGSSFHAMGTLAPLSQKSTSQTTRPNNGGVTIPVPPYIYNPDLGSLNDYCTKSPDIFDSALTEDGDFAGACARHDICYDAVNQSGGGSSRYANCNRRFKDHLLTVCENVYRNHTFTKNTCILQARTYFEVVVAVHPTHWAGHITTYERSSD; encoded by the coding sequence TTGCAGTCGTTTGTTCCTACAGCTGCGTCGTGTCATCGGTTTATTTTTACTGCTTATGATGTGTGTGGTGCGATTTTGGAGCGCTATAACCAGCTGGGTGGCCTGTTAAGTTTCTTGCTTGATCCGATCGGTCCACAGATTCAAAACCCTGATGGTGTGGGATTCCACCAGCAATTCCGTAATGGTTTCATTTTCTGGCATCCTGATACTGGTGCTCATGCAATTACTGCTCGTAATGCTGAGGTGTACCAGCGTAATGGGTGGTCTGCCGGGTGGATGGGTTACCCGCTAGGCGGTGAAGTCCCCGTCTCTGGTTCAAACCCTATTGATGGTGAACTTAATGGGTGGGTTCAACTGTTCCAAGGTGGGCGGATTTATCGGACTCCGGTTCTTGAGGGTTTCCAGGTTGCTAGCATTAATGGTCTAATTCTAGATAAATGGCTTATGCTTGGTGGTCCGAACAGTGATCTTGGACTTCCAATCGCAGATGAAGCAGCAACGCCTGATGGAGTGGGCCGGTTTTCGAAGTTTCAATTTGGCACAGTATATTGCCACCCGAATTCTGGAGCATTCGAAATGAGCGGACTTATGGCAGAAGTATGGGCTCAAAATGGTTCCGAAAATGGACATTTGGGTTTTCCAACTAGCGACCCTTATACGAACCACTCAGGCCATTTAGTTCAAGATTTTGACGGAGGAGTAATTGACCTGACAACAGAAATCAATACCGCAGGCCATTCTATCTACTTTGGAAAAGAGGTAAACAATCTTCTTATTTCCTCAATGACGAGACAGGCTGTGGGCTCTTCATTTCACGCTATGGGTACACTAGCCCCTCTTAGTCAAAAGAGTACGTCTCAAACGACACGCCCTAATAATGGGGGTGTTACCATCCCTGTACCACCATACATTTACAATCCTGATCTTGGCAGTCTGAATGATTACTGCACTAAATCACCTGATATCTTCGATTCCGCGCTCACTGAAGACGGAGACTTCGCTGGAGCTTGTGCTCGACATGACATCTGTTATGACGCTGTAAATCAATCTGGAGGCGGAAGTAGCAGGTATGCAAATTGTAACAGGCGGTTCAAAGATCATCTTTTGACGGTTTGTGAGAATGTATATCGAAACCATACGTTCACAAAAAACACTTGCATCTTGCAAGCTCGCACTTACTTTGAAGTAGTTGTAGCAGTCCATCCAACCCATTGGGCAGGTCATATTACAACATATGAGAGAAGCTCTGACTAA
- a CDS encoding dicarboxylate/amino acid:cation symporter codes for MATSTAQKGRLGLPGWMTGFGAQVIAGLIIGLILGLIARGMDSGAADGDTSWLTGLLSGVGSAYVSLLKVMVPPLVFAAVVTSVAKLREVANAARLAVSTLVWFALTAFFSVLAGIAVALIMQPGVGSTVDAANAADPSRVGSWLGFIQSIIPANILGLSGSYSESNGVSLSFNVLQILVISIAIGVAALKAGKSAEPFLKFTESFLKIIQIVLWWIIRLAPIGSAALIGNAVATYGWSALGSLGKFVLAIYIGLAIVMFVIYPVALKLNGIPVLGFFKRVWPVTSLGFVTRSSMGVMPVTQRVTEQSLGVPTAYASFAIPLGATSKMDGCAAVYPAIAAIFVAQFYGIDLGIMDYILIIIVSVLGSAATAGTTGATVMLTLTLSTLGLPLAGVGLLLAIEPIIDMGRTATNVTGQALVPAIVAKREGILDQATWDAAEKGGAAIDLATVDAEDETHVEVRS; via the coding sequence ATGGCAACCTCCACCGCACAGAAAGGCCGACTAGGCCTTCCCGGCTGGATGACAGGCTTTGGTGCCCAGGTCATCGCCGGTCTTATCATTGGTCTTATCCTCGGACTCATTGCACGAGGTATGGACAGTGGCGCAGCAGATGGCGACACCAGCTGGCTCACTGGCCTGCTCAGCGGCGTTGGGTCCGCGTACGTCTCACTGCTTAAAGTAATGGTTCCGCCGCTGGTATTTGCAGCGGTGGTAACAAGCGTCGCAAAGCTGCGTGAGGTGGCCAATGCCGCCCGCCTCGCCGTTTCCACCCTCGTCTGGTTCGCACTTACCGCGTTCTTCTCGGTACTTGCTGGAATCGCTGTCGCTTTGATCATGCAGCCTGGCGTTGGCTCGACCGTCGATGCTGCCAACGCTGCCGACCCATCTCGCGTGGGTAGCTGGCTTGGCTTTATTCAGTCGATTATCCCAGCAAACATTTTGGGTCTGTCTGGCTCCTACAGCGAGAGCAATGGCGTTAGCCTGTCCTTCAATGTGCTGCAGATTCTGGTGATCTCTATCGCCATTGGTGTTGCAGCGCTCAAGGCTGGCAAGTCCGCTGAGCCTTTCCTGAAGTTCACCGAGTCCTTCCTCAAGATCATTCAAATCGTGCTGTGGTGGATCATTCGTCTTGCACCAATTGGTTCCGCTGCACTTATCGGTAACGCCGTGGCAACCTACGGCTGGTCCGCATTGGGATCTCTGGGCAAGTTCGTTCTTGCGATCTACATTGGTCTGGCCATCGTCATGTTCGTGATCTACCCGGTTGCTCTGAAGCTCAATGGCATTCCAGTGCTGGGATTTTTCAAGCGCGTATGGCCTGTGACCAGCCTTGGCTTTGTTACCCGTTCCTCCATGGGTGTTATGCCTGTTACCCAGCGCGTTACCGAGCAGTCCCTAGGCGTACCAACTGCCTATGCATCGTTTGCGATCCCACTGGGGGCGACCTCCAAGATGGATGGATGCGCAGCCGTTTACCCCGCGATTGCAGCCATCTTCGTTGCGCAATTCTACGGAATTGACTTGGGCATCATGGACTACATTTTGATCATCATTGTGTCTGTTCTTGGTTCTGCCGCAACCGCAGGTACCACCGGTGCAACCGTCATGCTGACCCTGACTCTGTCCACCTTGGGTCTTCCACTTGCAGGCGTTGGTCTGCTGCTGGCTATCGAGCCAATCATCGACATGGGTCGTACCGCAACCAATGTTACTGGTCAGGCATTGGTCCCAGCCATCGTTGCCAAGCGCGAGGGCATCTTGGATCAGGCCACATGGGATGCCGCTGAAAAAGGTGGCGCTGCCATCGATTTGGCAACCGTTGACGCCGAAGACGAAACTCACGTTGAGGTTCGCAGCTAA